From a region of the Panicum virgatum strain AP13 chromosome 2K, P.virgatum_v5, whole genome shotgun sequence genome:
- the LOC120659549 gene encoding uncharacterized protein LOC120659549, protein MEAYCNAVRLLEDKFDCLELNHVPRNYNEDGDELAKIASGQTTVPPNIFARDIIKPSVDFKNLAEPGPSNAEPPGGNPSADEAEPMDTDFKTSSMDEAKAMEIDEAPPPRDWRTQLEVRVTEAQRLPRAAEPVSPQGLAGPSG, encoded by the exons atggaggcatactgcaatgcagtacGCCTCCTTGAAGACAAATTCGACTGTCTAGAACTCAACCACGTCCCGCGCAATTACAATGAGGATGGCGACGAGCTAGCCAAGATTGCGTCAGGgcagaccaccgtccccccgaacatctttgctCGCGACATCATCAAGCCCTCCGTCGATTTCAAGAATCTGGCAGAGCCGGGCCCCTCGAACGCTGAGCCCCCTGGCGGGAACCCTTCGGCGGatgaggccgagcccatggacactGACTTCAAGACCTCCTCCATGGACGAGGCCAAAGcgatggagatcgacgaggccccacCCCCGCGGGATTGGCGCACTCA ACTTGAAGTACGGGTCACCGAGGCTCAACGCctaccaagagcagcagaaccagtgAGCCCGCaaggactcgctggaccaagtggatga